One window from the genome of Brachionichthys hirsutus isolate HB-005 chromosome 19, CSIRO-AGI_Bhir_v1, whole genome shotgun sequence encodes:
- the LOC137908835 gene encoding collagen alpha-1(II) chain-like, whose translation MSNNFSHENVIDTVVGPFRAHRELMDYQERQGKEDSRVYRAWLVTLAPRDKMGSRVSMVRRELKDHLDRKEIRGTKGPMVSLVLRGYQVREDLRALKACLAHLDQRGEVGRRSLSGQEGPWGPIGEVGERGAKGKKGNLGLMGEPGLMGEVGRPGLTGLKGNTGPQGPPGLDGPQGQKGEYGPAGPAGPPGVAGQQGITGAGGVGGDAGGMGPPGVVGVLGPLGGSGPEGQRGPQGLKGEPGAAGPTGEQGDEGLPGIQGPPALPGIEGPSGEMGPQGLPGPSGAPGGRGRSGPEGKHGIKGEKGDDGRNGSPGRAGHAGRRGKRGKAGARASRGDRGPKGQKGDTGEVGLPGWTGLIGTQGLRGELGDQGEKGKEGERGEKGLPGPVGDDGMKGVRGAVGLPGPPGLKGEQGNSGRTGTMGAPGMPGMPGSFGLQGLKGHQGFPGTSGRRGIPGRPGVPGPPGPSLNMTLTQLKSLMYVSDKSGYTLLQPLLDSLQQDLRLLVDPPDGSKQRPATTCLELWLCHPEYSDGMYYIDPNQGSPADALLAYCNFSSTARETCIHPRDSQLVVRAWMEDFSEEGSFHWLSRLEEGFQFSYPGANVVQVRFLRLHSSTAVQKMTYSCHPGAALGQTGRGVKFLTDAGTQSYLGALRECVAAEEAASGPQESVFEFEDLHLLPLRDVAVMGGENVSHPFGFTLGPVCFS comes from the exons ATGAGTAATAACTTCTCACATGAAAACGTGATTGATACTGTGGTGGGTCCCTTTAGGGCCCACAGGGAGCTGATGGATTATCAGGAGCGGCAGGGGAAAGAGGACTCAAG GGTTTACCGGGCTTGGCTAGTGACGCTGGCCCCCCGGGACAAGATGGGCAGCAG GGTCTCCATGGTCAGACGGGAACTGAAGGACCACCTGGACCGAAAGGAGATCAG GGGGACAAAGGGTCCCATGGTAAGCCTGGTCCTCCGGGGATACCAGGTGAGAGAGGACTTGAGGGCATTAAAGGCTTGCCTGGCTCACCTGGACCAGAGG GGGGAGGTGGGACGTCGAAGTCTGTCTGGTCAAGAAGGCCCTTGGGGACCCATAGGGGAAGTTGGGGAAAGAGGTGCAAAGGGGAAGAAGGGCAACCTCGGACTAATG GGTGAGCCGGGTCTTATGGGAGAAGTGGGGCGTCCTGGCCTGACCGGGCTAAAG GGAAACACAGGCCCTCAGGGGCCCCCAGGATTAGATGGACCTCAGGGCCAGAAG GGGGAGTATGGGCCTGCAGGACCTGCTGGACCCCCAGGGGTAGCGGGTCAGCAG GGAATAACTGGTGCAGGTGGCGTCGGCGGAGACGCCGGGGGAATGGGCCCACCT GGTGTGGTTGGAGTCCTTGGACCACTGGGGGGATCAGGACCTGAAGGTCAACGTGGGCCACAGGGACTGAAGGGAGAGCCAGGCGCTGCAGGGCCAACAGGGGAACAG GGTGACGAAGGTCTGCCAGGAATACAAGGTCCTCCTGCTTTGCCGGGGATTGAG GGGCCCTCTGGAGAGATGGGACCCCAGGGTCTCCCTGGTCCCTCAGGGGCTCCT GGAGGTCGTGGAAGATCAGGACCTGAAGGGAAACACGGCATAAAAGGGGAGAAG GGAGACGATGGCAGGAATGGATCTCCGGGGAGGGCAGGTCATGCAGGAAGGAGG GGGAAACGAGGTAAGGCAGGAGCCAGAGCAtccagaggagacagagggcCAAAG GGGCAAAAGGGAGACACAGGAGAGGTTGGCCTCCCTGGATGGACGGGGCTGATA GGAACCCAGGGCTTGCGTGGGGAGCTGGGGGATCAAGGTGAAAAGGGGAAAGAG GGTGAGAGAGGTGAGAAAGGACTCCCTGGACCAGTTGGAGATGATGGCATGAAG GGTGTTCGAGGTGCTGTTGGGTTACCAGGACCCCCGGGTCTAAAGGGAGAGCAG GGAAACAGTGGTCGAACAGGAACAATGGGAGCACCAGGAATGCCAGGAATGCCT GGTTCATTTGGATTACAG GGTTTGAAAGGCCACCAAGGTTTCCCTGGTACGTCTGGGAGGAGGGGGATTCCA GGTCGTCCTGGAGTTCCTGGACCCCCAGGACCATCACTGAACATGACGCTGACTCAACTCAAG AGCCTGATGTATGTGTCCGATAAGTCCGGCTACACTCTGCTACAGCCTCTGCTGGATTCTCTGCAGCAGGATCTTCGTCTGCTGGTAGATCCTCCTGACGGCAGCAAGCAGCGTCCTGCCACCACCTGCCTGGAGCTCTGGCTCTGTCACCCTGAATACAGCGATG GAATGTATTACATTGACCCCAACCAGGGGAGCCCAGCCGACGCCCTGCTGGCCTACTGCAACTTCTCCTCCACAGCAAGAGAGACCTGCATTCATCCCCGAGACTCACAG TTGGTCGTCCGAGCCTGGATGGAAGACTTTTCTGAAGAAGGATCTTTTCATTGGCTCAGCAGGCTGGAGGAGGGATTCCAG TTTTCCTACCCAGGTGCTAATGTGGTCCAGGTGCGTTTTCTGCGGTTGCACAGCAGCACTGCCGTCCAGAAGATGACCTACTCCTGCCATCCAGGAGCTGCACTGGGCCAGACGGGCAGAGGCGTCAAATTCCTGACGGACGCAGGGACGCAGAGTTACCTCGGTGCTCTGAGAGAGTGCGTG gctgcagaggaggctgCTTCTGGACCTCAGGAGTCTGTGTTTGAGTTCGAGGACCTGCATCTGCTTCCTCTGAGAGATGTAGCAGTAATGGGAGGTGAAAATGTCTCTCATCCGTTTGGCTTCACCTTGGGACCTGTGTGTTTCAGCTAG